In Oryza sativa Japonica Group chromosome 11, ASM3414082v1, the following are encoded in one genomic region:
- the LOC136354202 gene encoding uncharacterized protein, protein MTTWTSPAHPKSNGQVERANAEILKGLKTKTYNILKKHEDSWLEELPAVLWANRTTPSRATGETPFFLVYGAEAVLPLELSLRSPRVALYDEANQDDLRRDDLDYLEERRRRAALRTARYQQALRRYHQRHIRARSLQVGDLVLRRVQSRLGLSKLSPMWEGPYKVIGVPRLGSVRLTTGDGTELPNPWNVKHLRRFYP, encoded by the coding sequence ATGACGACATGGACATCGCCCGCCCACCCCAAGAGTAACGGCCAAGTCGAGCGGGCCAATgccgaaatcctcaaaggcctcaaGACCAAGACGTACAATATCCTAAAGAAGCACGAGGATTCTTGGCTCGAGGAACTACCCGCGGTGCTATGGGCGAATCGGACtaccccgagccgcgccacgggGGAAACGCCTTTTTTCCTGGTGTATGGCGCCGAGGCGGTCCTACCTTTGGAGCTTTCCCTGCGTTCGCCTCGCGTCGCGCTGTACGATGAGGCCAACCAGGATGATCTCCGCCGCGACGACCTCGACTATTTGGAAGAGCGGAGAAGGCGCGCGGCCCTGCGCACAGCGCGCTACCAGCAAgccctgcggcgctaccatcagcgccacatccgggcccgatcactacAAGTTGGCGACCTTGTCCTACGCCGCGTACAGTCGCGCTTAGGGCtaagcaagctctcaccaatgtgggaagggccatacaaagtgatcggcgtcccccggctgGGCTCCGTTCGGTTAACCACGGGGGATGGCACGGAGTTGCCTAACCCCTGGAATGTCAAGCATCTCCGCCGCTTCTATCCATAG
- the LOC136354203 gene encoding uncharacterized protein yields the protein MEPLLQVLAAADSTIREGLNAQVQSLADERAALEAECAQLVTDRARVDKGRRAVDDMLEVGRKMRQAELAEIQAREETLDSVMRETEEERQAALIVSSALDEALGDIRLQYETYGEDLARRVEDTRGVLDAAAAQERRASMVDASLRARAVALEAERKALDERTRSAQEFEATIRRQIEVLDRNQRKQEGRSREHAQRAQELEERARALEERARVLDQRETTLAAHEAMAAKAESSLRLREEATAERNWTTLAAEALVARRVEELRLREEAWRERDATLAEREAEVNRREVAARQLGEQLTKREEAVAGREAIHLESNCAEHAAMAARASELEAWEKELASHGQPGDAELVSQLTAAQGTLADLGRPVQDQAGEIAAPLLTNDIGPGQLSDAIERLECVGRRVGISVRRDKKLPPTQPALALVGSRCRLEGGE from the coding sequence ATGGAGCCGCTCCTgcaggtgctcgccgccgccgattccaCCATCCGAGAGGGGCTCAACGCCCAAGTTCAATCCCTAGCGGACGAGCGGGCGGCCCTGGAGGCAGAATGCGCACAGCTCGTGACGGACCGCGCGCGGGTTGACAAGGGACGCCGCGCCGTGGACGACATGTTGGAGGTGGGGCGCAAAATGCGCCAAGCCGAACTAGCAGAGATCCAGGCGCGCGAGGAGACGCTAGACTCGGTCATGcgggagacggaggaggagcggcaggcGGCGCTCATCGTCTCAAGCGCCTTAGACGAGGCGCTAGGCGACATCCGCCTGCAGTATGAAACCTACGGTGAGGACCTGGCGAGGAGGGTTGAGGACACCCGCGGGGTCCTCGACGCGGCCGCGGCCCAAGAGCGGCGGGCATCGATGGTCGACGCCTCGCTACGGGCCCGGGCGGTGGCGCTCGAGGCCGAGCGCAAGGCCTTGGACGAGCGCACGCGCTCCGCGCAGGAGTTCGAGGCCACAATTCGCCGGCAGATCGAGGTTCTCGACCGCAACCAACGCAAACAGGAGGGGCGCAGTCGGGAACATGCGCAGCGGGCCCAGGAGCTGGAGGAGCGGGCTCGGGCGCTCGAGGAGAGGGCGCGCGTGTTGGACCAGCGCGAGACTACCTTGGCCGCCCacgaggcgatggcggccaAGGCGGAATCCTCCCTTCGCCTCCGTGAGGAGGCCACAGCCGAGCGCAATTGGACCACCCTCGCCGCTGAAGCTTTAGTGGCCCGTCGTGTAGAGGAGCTGCGGCTCCGAGAGGAGGCGTGGCGGGAACGAGATGCCACGCTCGCCGAGCGCGAGGCCGAGGTGAACCGccgcgaggtggcggcgcgccAGCTTGGCGAGCAGCTCACCAAGCGTGAGGAGGCCGTTGCTGGGCGTGAGGCCATCCATCTGGAAAGCAACTGTGCTGAGcacgcggcgatggcggcgagggcaTCCGAGCTGGAGGCCTGGGAGAAGGAACTGGCATCGCACGGGCAGCCTGGCGACGCGGAGTTGGTCAGCCAGCTCACCGCGGCTCAAGGCACTCTCGCCGACCTGGGGCGCCCGGTGCAGGACCAAGCCGGGGAGATCGCGGCCCCCCTCCTCACCAACGACATCGGGCCTGGCCAACTCTCCGACGCCATCGAACGGCTGGAGTGCGTGGGACGCCGGGTGGGCATCTCCGTGCGCCGGGACAAGAAGCTCCCGCCCACACAGCCGGCGCTCGCgcttgtaggatcgagatgtcgactagaggggggtgaatag